A region from the Coffea eugenioides isolate CCC68of chromosome 9, Ceug_1.0, whole genome shotgun sequence genome encodes:
- the LOC113783803 gene encoding disease resistance protein RGA2-like, whose protein sequence is MEGLQPHPDLKGLTISGFEGSRLPSWMVAKDHLMVLLRNLVHLRLKALGKCERVPPLGDLPCLESLWIYSLDNVKRIGAEFYGLDINARSSTCSSSSSREVKAVTLFPKLSRFELWGMGSLEEWSDAMVPSDSSSSIKVFPNLRYLTIYELPKLVVLPDMENLTSLVELSIRRCGSLACIRNLNSLTSLESLSLEECPALLHASLDMKNPQSLSELIISGCDELNPSLSNNLEKFTSLQQLRIRSRDPSCWAKGLHHLANLCELELGGFSDDLDHFPWSHSITNLVSLERLRLRGWPKITSLPDQIQHLSTLTFLDIRQFEGLEVVPEWMGSLRNLRELWIYFCSNLRQLPSAEAIRALTNLNQLRIFWCPLLAERCTKGSGAEWPKIAHISEVVII, encoded by the coding sequence ATGGAAGGTCTTCAACCTCACCCAGACTTGAAAGGTTTAACCATTAGTGGTTTCGAAGGTTCAAGGTTGCCGTCGTGGATGGTGGCAAAGGATCACTTGATGGTACTCCTAAGGAATTTGGTACACCTCAGGTTGAAGGCATTGGGTAAGTGTGAACGAGTACCACCACTAGGGGACTTGCCTTGTCTCGAGTCCTTATGGATATACTCCTTAGACAATGTGAAGCGCATTGGGGCTGAATTCTATGGTCTCGATATTAATGCAAGGAGCAGCACTTGTAGTAGTAGCAGTAGTAGAGAGGTGAAAGCAGTCACTCTGTTTCCGAAACTGTCGCGTTTTGAGTTGTGGGGCATGGGAAGTCTAGAGGAGTGGTCAGATGCAATGGTTCCCTCGGATTCTTCTTCATCAATTAAGGTATTCCCTAATCTCCGGTACTTGACAATCTATGAGCTCCCCAAGTTGGTTGTTTTACCAGATATGGAGAACTTGACATCTCTTGTGGAGTTGAGCATACGGAGATGCGGAAGTTTGGCTTGTATAAGGAATTTGAATAGCCTTACATCTCTGGAATCCTTATCCTTAGAAGAATGCCCTGCTTTATTACATGCTTCTCTAGATATGAAAAACCCCCAATCTCTAAGTGAATTAATCATCTCAGGATGTGATGAGCTGAATCCTTCACTGAGTAATAATCTTGAGAAGTTCACATCGCTCCAGCAGTTGAGGATCCGTTCTCGTGACCCTAGTTGTTGGGCAAAGGGTCTACACCATCTAGCCAACCTCTGCGAGTTGGAACTCGGTGGCTTCTCTGACGACCTTGATCATTTCCCGTGGTCACACTCCATCACCAATCTCGTCTCTCTGGAGCGTCTTCGATTGCGTGGATGGCCAAAAATCACGTCTCTCCCAGACCAAATTCAGCATCTCTCTACCTTGACATTTCTAGATATACGGCAGTTTGAGGGGTTGGAAGTTGTTCCAGAGTGGATGGGTAGCCTTCGGAATCTTCGAGAATTGTGGATTTATTTTTGCTCTAACCTCAGACAATTGCCCTCCGCAGAAGCAATACGAGCCCTCACTAATTTAAATCAACTACGGATCTTTTGGTGTCCTCTTTTAGCGGAGAGATGCACCAAAGGAAGTGGCGCAGAGTGGCCCAAGATTGCACACATTTCCGAAGTTGTTATCATTTGA